Proteins from a genomic interval of Cyanobacteriota bacterium:
- a CDS encoding MFS transporter encodes MGITIHSENKLKVLGCPAHQGRWFLIPLGMIILLCLGSVYSWSIFRTPLENELGISATESLLPYTVVLVFYATLMPITGFYIPRIGTRVTTAIGGVVVGLGYILSSFATQIGILVFTYGVIAGTGIGIAYGVPIFVVSRWFPDRKGLAVGLTIIGFGLSPLVTAPLANQLIVAYSVRPTLRI; translated from the coding sequence ATGGGTATAACAATTCACTCTGAGAACAAGCTAAAGGTCTTAGGATGCCCCGCACATCAAGGCCGATGGTTTCTAATTCCATTAGGCATGATTATTTTGCTGTGTCTAGGAAGTGTATATTCCTGGAGTATTTTTAGAACTCCTCTGGAAAATGAACTGGGGATTAGTGCGACTGAAAGCCTGTTGCCATATACCGTTGTGTTAGTTTTCTACGCTACACTGATGCCAATCACAGGCTTTTACATTCCCCGTATTGGTACCCGCGTCACTACGGCGATCGGAGGTGTGGTTGTAGGCTTAGGCTACATTCTTTCTAGCTTTGCAACCCAGATTGGGATCCTTGTCTTCACTTACGGGGTAATCGCTGGAACTGGAATCGGCATTGCCTATGGAGTTCCCATTTTTGTTGTTTCCCGATGGTTTCCCGATAGAAAAGGCTTAGCAGTAGGCTTGACCATTATTGGTTTTGGTCTCTCACCCCTTGTCACGGCTCCCCTGGCCAACCAACTCATTGTGGCTTACTCGGTGCGACCTACGCTGCGTATA